The proteins below come from a single Zhouia spongiae genomic window:
- a CDS encoding phage holin family protein: protein MKLILRVLLTALAVVILAKILGGISVDSYATAIIVAVVLGLLNYIVKPILIIFTLPVTILTLGLFLLIINAIIIILADKLVSGFDVSNIWWALLFSLLLSFLQSILFSILKEDK from the coding sequence GAAACTCATCTTACGCGTATTACTAACCGCTCTTGCAGTCGTTATTTTAGCTAAAATCTTAGGAGGCATATCAGTAGACAGCTATGCTACTGCAATAATCGTTGCGGTGGTATTAGGACTGTTAAACTATATCGTAAAGCCTATCCTGATCATATTCACCCTCCCGGTCACCATTCTTACCCTGGGTCTATTCCTGCTGATTATCAATGCCATTATTATAATTCTTGCAGACAAACTTGTAAGTGGTTTCGATGTGTCCAACATATGGTGGGCATTATTGTTTAGCTTATTACTTTCATTTTTACAATCCATCCTGTTTTCCATTTTAAAAGAAGACAAATAA